One Sporocytophaga myxococcoides DNA segment encodes these proteins:
- a CDS encoding anti-sigma factor gives MTSQELINSGKLELYVLGELSEAEAREIEIASAGNPDVNEEIRILQNALRKYVMCFEKTPPLGYKRQVLEDLARQNEERQAEESSRKAVNEKVEKFEILEEKRKTSKILLPIFIVTSVMSLIAAVFFAYRMQNANNDLVNLNSDNSLVKESSLKEKETLLQEIVSVKSELESALLSVEVLKDSNFTKVEMISPDGTLRVPLYWNKSNGEVFVDGANINALGEDKTYQLWSINEGIPENSGTVTPNIKYLQKMKGTSTAEAFSLTIESKGEITDPSFENIYATITLE, from the coding sequence ATGACTTCACAAGAATTAATTAATTCCGGTAAACTGGAGCTTTATGTTCTGGGAGAGCTATCAGAAGCAGAGGCTCGTGAAATTGAAATAGCAAGTGCAGGAAATCCGGATGTTAATGAGGAAATAAGAATACTTCAAAATGCATTGAGAAAATATGTAATGTGTTTTGAGAAAACACCTCCATTGGGTTACAAGAGACAAGTGCTTGAGGATTTGGCAAGGCAGAATGAAGAACGTCAAGCAGAAGAAAGCTCCAGAAAAGCAGTTAATGAGAAAGTAGAGAAGTTTGAAATATTAGAGGAAAAAAGGAAAACCTCAAAAATTTTACTTCCAATATTTATTGTTACTTCTGTCATGTCATTAATTGCTGCGGTTTTTTTTGCCTACAGAATGCAAAATGCAAATAATGACCTGGTAAATCTGAATTCGGATAATTCCCTGGTTAAAGAGTCTTCATTAAAAGAAAAAGAAACCCTTTTGCAGGAGATAGTTAGTGTTAAAAGCGAATTGGAATCTGCGCTTTTAAGTGTTGAAGTGCTAAAGGATTCTAATTTTACAAAAGTTGAAATGATTAGCCCTGATGGTACTTTGAGAGTTCCACTTTATTGGAATAAATCAAATGGGGAAGTTTTTGTGGACGGCGCAAATATCAATGCATTGGGAGAGGATAAGACCTATCAGCTTTGGTCAATAAATGAAGGAATTCCTGAAAACTCTGGTACTGTTACTCCAAATATAAAATATTTGCAAAAAATGAAAGGGACTTCAACTGCTGAGGCCTTTTCGCTAACGATTGAATCTAAAGGAGAAATTACAGATCCTTCATTTGAAAATATTTATGCTACTATTACTTTAGAATAG
- the uvrA gene encoding excinuclease ABC subunit UvrA: protein MGKVVTAEKTDVLDQLDPKKYIIIKNARVNNLKNLSVAIPRNKLVVITGLSGSGKSSLAFDTLFAEGQRMYVESLNAYARQFLVRMEKPEVDYIKGISPAIAIEQKINSKNPRSTVGTTTEIYDYLKLLFARIGKTFSPVSGNEVKKHSVEDVLNYINSLPEREKIQILAPQKFPDKKKKEDVLNLLLQKGFSRILIDETVLAIEELMEDATSIKKVKDFHLLIDRAMVNKNDEDLNFRLADSIQTGFIEGEGYCIVEVPGKKRETFSDKFELDGISFEEPSVNLFSFNNPFGACKRCEGFGHVLGIDEDLVFPDKSLSVYEGVIAPWRSEKMQKWAEPLLKNGIKFDFPIHRSYSDLDEKEKSLLWEGNKYFNGLNDFFNYLESKTHKIQYRVMLSRYRGRTTCPDCRGTRLRKDASYVKIDGKSIVDQVLMPISKCIEFFNQIKLNSHEKQVGGRILKEISSRLNYLDRVGLGYLTLNRVSSTLSGGEYQRIRLATSLGSALVGSMYILDEPSIGLHPRDTRKLVSVLEDLRNIGNTVIVVEHEEEVMRAADQIIDIGPDAGAHGGQLIFQGSIEEMKDENVSHTSRYLHGTEGISVPKRRRAWHDFVEVKGARENNLNNLTVKFPLNTLCMITGVSGSGKSTLVKKILYPALKKLHGNMGEFTGRYDGIGGILGKVSQVEFVDQNPIGKSSRSNPVTYVKAYDAIRNLYSEQPLAKARAYKPGNFSFNIEGGRCEICQGEGVVTVEMQFMADIHLKCEGCNGKRFKQEILEVIYKDKNITDVLDMTIDESLKFFGDKPKILEKLKPLADVGLGYIKLGQSSNSLSGGEAQRVKLASFLGKGSSEAKEHILFIFDEPTTGLHFHDIKKLLTALNALVEQGNSVIVIEHNMDMIKCADWIIDMGPEGGDGGGNVTFEGVPEDLVKLKNNYTASFLKDKL from the coding sequence ATGGGAAAAGTAGTTACGGCGGAAAAAACAGATGTTTTAGATCAGCTTGATCCCAAAAAATACATCATTATTAAAAATGCCCGAGTAAATAATCTGAAAAATCTTTCTGTAGCAATTCCCAGAAATAAACTGGTGGTTATAACAGGTTTATCAGGATCCGGGAAATCTTCTTTAGCATTTGACACACTATTTGCCGAGGGACAGAGAATGTATGTGGAAAGCTTAAATGCATATGCCAGACAATTTCTGGTAAGAATGGAAAAACCTGAAGTAGATTATATAAAGGGAATTTCTCCTGCTATTGCAATTGAGCAGAAAATCAACAGTAAAAATCCCCGTTCTACTGTTGGAACAACAACCGAAATTTATGATTATTTAAAACTTCTTTTTGCCAGGATAGGAAAGACTTTTTCTCCCGTGTCAGGAAATGAAGTTAAAAAACACTCTGTAGAAGATGTTTTAAATTATATCAACAGCTTACCAGAAAGAGAAAAAATACAAATTCTCGCCCCGCAAAAATTCCCTGATAAAAAGAAAAAAGAAGACGTTCTCAATCTGCTTTTACAAAAGGGATTCTCCAGAATTCTGATAGATGAAACGGTACTTGCAATTGAAGAGTTAATGGAAGATGCCACCTCCATTAAAAAGGTGAAAGATTTTCATCTGTTAATAGATCGGGCAATGGTAAATAAAAATGATGAAGACTTAAACTTCAGACTTGCCGATTCCATACAAACCGGATTCATTGAAGGGGAAGGATATTGTATTGTAGAGGTGCCAGGAAAAAAAAGAGAAACGTTTTCCGATAAATTTGAACTCGACGGAATTTCTTTTGAAGAACCGTCTGTCAACCTTTTCAGCTTTAACAATCCATTTGGTGCCTGTAAAAGATGTGAGGGCTTCGGCCATGTTCTTGGCATTGATGAGGATCTCGTATTTCCTGATAAATCTTTATCTGTTTATGAGGGAGTAATAGCCCCTTGGAGAAGCGAAAAGATGCAAAAATGGGCTGAACCACTTTTAAAAAATGGCATAAAATTCGACTTCCCCATTCACAGATCCTATTCGGATCTGGACGAAAAAGAAAAATCCTTACTATGGGAAGGCAATAAATATTTTAATGGGCTAAATGACTTTTTCAATTACCTCGAAAGCAAAACTCACAAAATTCAATATAGAGTAATGTTGTCCAGGTACAGGGGAAGAACTACATGTCCGGATTGCAGAGGAACACGATTAAGAAAAGATGCATCCTATGTAAAAATAGATGGAAAATCAATCGTGGACCAGGTACTCATGCCAATAAGCAAGTGTATTGAGTTCTTTAATCAGATAAAACTAAACTCTCACGAAAAGCAGGTTGGAGGTAGAATTTTAAAAGAAATCTCCAGCAGGTTAAATTACCTGGACAGAGTTGGACTTGGCTATCTTACTTTAAATCGAGTCTCTTCTACACTGTCAGGAGGGGAGTATCAAAGAATAAGGCTCGCTACATCTCTTGGCAGTGCGCTTGTTGGGTCTATGTATATATTGGATGAACCAAGTATCGGTTTGCATCCGAGAGATACAAGAAAACTCGTTTCTGTACTTGAAGATTTAAGAAATATAGGAAATACAGTCATAGTTGTAGAGCATGAAGAGGAGGTTATGAGGGCTGCAGATCAGATTATTGATATAGGTCCGGATGCGGGGGCTCACGGAGGACAATTAATCTTTCAAGGTAGCATAGAAGAAATGAAGGATGAAAATGTCTCTCATACATCAAGGTATTTGCATGGAACTGAAGGCATTTCCGTTCCAAAGAGAAGACGTGCCTGGCATGATTTTGTAGAAGTAAAAGGAGCAAGAGAAAATAACCTGAATAATCTTACAGTTAAATTTCCACTGAATACACTTTGTATGATTACAGGAGTGAGTGGTTCTGGAAAATCCACACTTGTTAAAAAAATACTTTATCCCGCTCTTAAGAAGCTTCATGGAAACATGGGTGAATTTACTGGCCGTTACGATGGGATTGGAGGAATATTAGGAAAGGTTTCACAAGTGGAGTTTGTTGATCAAAACCCTATTGGCAAAAGCTCTCGCTCAAATCCCGTGACTTATGTAAAAGCCTACGATGCCATAAGAAATCTTTATAGCGAACAACCTTTGGCAAAAGCCCGAGCCTATAAACCAGGGAATTTCTCATTTAACATTGAAGGGGGAAGATGCGAGATCTGTCAGGGAGAGGGAGTTGTAACCGTTGAGATGCAGTTTATGGCCGACATTCATCTTAAATGTGAAGGCTGTAACGGCAAAAGATTCAAACAGGAAATTCTGGAGGTTATTTATAAAGATAAAAACATCACAGATGTGCTTGATATGACCATAGATGAAAGTCTTAAATTCTTTGGAGACAAGCCTAAAATTCTTGAAAAACTTAAACCTCTCGCTGATGTGGGACTTGGATACATTAAACTTGGTCAGTCATCCAACTCTTTAAGCGGAGGAGAAGCACAAAGGGTTAAACTGGCTAGCTTTTTAGGAAAAGGGTCTTCAGAAGCAAAAGAACATATACTCTTTATTTTTGACGAACCTACAACAGGACTTCATTTTCATGATATCAAAAAACTATTGACCGCACTTAATGCCCTAGTTGAACAAGGAAATTCAGTTATCGTCATAGAGCATAATATGGATATGATTAAATGCGCAGACTGGATCATTGATATGGGACCAGAAGGAGGAGACGGAGGAGGAAATGTTACCTTCGAAGGAGTACCCGAAGATCTGGTTAAGCTGAAAAATAATTACACAGCTTCATTTCTTAAAGATAAGCTCTAA
- a CDS encoding GNAT family N-acetyltransferase, whose protein sequence is MERMTKVMIRHNEEERKFFTTVEGVECNLKYIKWNDLVWDFISSFIPQTLKQANELRSTIVEYALNFVKTKNARIKASCTCVQDYLVEHPEYRSLIYYPY, encoded by the coding sequence ATGGAGAGAATGACAAAAGTAATGATCAGACATAATGAAGAAGAAAGAAAATTCTTCACCACAGTAGAAGGGGTTGAATGTAATTTGAAATACATTAAATGGAATGACCTTGTCTGGGATTTTATAAGTTCTTTTATTCCTCAGACCTTAAAACAGGCCAATGAGCTTCGTTCAACCATTGTTGAATATGCACTCAATTTTGTCAAAACTAAAAATGCACGGATCAAGGCATCATGTACTTGTGTTCAGGATTATCTTGTAGAACATCCGGAATACAGAAGCTTGATTTACTATCCTTATTAA
- a CDS encoding RNA polymerase sigma factor, translating into MANTAKEKIQQDHIPEETLVGLLKSKDQKALEYLYDHYSPAVFGIVLRIANSEKTAERVFKEVFSEILKRISEFNHKTEKFFDWLLRIARSTALDLVSKRGFKQDNLSDLVQLKSQEGILGNTEPAVSRDFLNNLNPEQKHYLDLIYFQGLTIEQIADKFNQPANAVRNKAKAALHMLKALHS; encoded by the coding sequence ATGGCAAATACTGCTAAAGAAAAAATTCAGCAAGATCACATCCCTGAGGAAACGCTTGTTGGTCTGTTAAAAAGCAAAGACCAGAAAGCATTGGAATACCTTTATGATCATTATTCTCCTGCTGTATTTGGAATCGTTTTACGGATAGCGAATTCTGAAAAAACAGCTGAAAGGGTATTTAAAGAAGTATTTTCTGAAATTTTAAAAAGAATATCAGAATTCAATCATAAAACAGAAAAGTTTTTTGACTGGCTTTTGAGAATTGCCAGAAGTACTGCTTTAGATTTGGTTAGCAAAAGGGGATTTAAGCAGGATAATTTATCAGATTTAGTGCAGTTAAAGTCACAAGAGGGAATTCTTGGTAATACAGAACCTGCAGTTTCAAGAGATTTTCTTAACAACCTTAATCCTGAACAAAAGCATTATCTGGACCTGATTTATTTCCAGGGTCTGACTATTGAACAAATTGCTGATAAGTTTAATCAACCGGCAAATGCAGTAAGAAATAAGGCTAAGGCAGCTTTGCACATGTTAAAAGCTTTACACTCCTGA
- a CDS encoding porin family protein — translation MKAPLKNRYTGLLVVVAICFFTITDNVATAQKIHDPWKITIYYSPEYTSRFLSVTSDQSNTKEMRKKETGTYGYSVGLNFEKHLNDRFAFGLGGRYSRKGYKKPLNAALNGNDQTKGSFKAELLEFPVFVDYSYIKKEKFALFLRVGPSFNYLIEAKEKTEYYSSGVLTKTTEFTRDDSNLNNFIMGGNIGTGVQAFISDKIGFMLMPQFTYFFTPLRKNTPEKERLYSIGINGGIILAF, via the coding sequence ATGAAAGCACCTCTTAAAAACAGATATACTGGTCTATTAGTCGTTGTTGCCATTTGCTTTTTTACAATCACGGATAATGTTGCGACAGCCCAAAAAATACATGATCCATGGAAAATAACTATATACTACTCCCCTGAATATACTTCAAGATTTTTAAGTGTTACAAGTGACCAGTCAAACACTAAAGAAATGAGGAAAAAAGAAACTGGTACTTACGGTTATTCGGTGGGACTAAATTTTGAAAAACACCTCAATGATAGATTTGCCTTTGGTCTTGGAGGAAGGTACAGTAGAAAAGGTTATAAAAAACCATTAAATGCTGCTTTAAATGGAAATGATCAGACCAAAGGATCCTTTAAGGCAGAATTATTGGAATTTCCCGTATTTGTAGATTATAGTTACATTAAAAAAGAGAAATTTGCTCTATTTCTCAGAGTTGGCCCATCTTTTAATTACTTGATAGAGGCTAAGGAAAAAACTGAATATTATTCATCAGGAGTTTTGACGAAAACAACGGAATTTACCCGAGATGATTCAAATCTGAATAATTTTATTATGGGAGGAAATATAGGCACAGGGGTGCAGGCATTTATTTCTGATAAAATTGGTTTTATGCTTATGCCACAGTTCACTTACTTTTTTACACCTTTGCGGAAAAATACTCCTGAAAAAGAAAGACTCTATTCAATTGGCATAAATGGAGGTATTATACTTGCCTTTTAA
- a CDS encoding ABC transporter substrate-binding protein, which translates to MKKLLLTLACAGVMLSSCDTTKETGSGESSSLTAAKGGRYYGGVFKVNESDYIKNLFPHNITDAISYRVANQVYEGLMKFNQADLSLIKGIAEDYSVDPSQTVYTFKIRKGVLFHDNECFPGGKGRELTAEDVKFCFTQLCTQNINNQGFSVFQGILKGADEYYKASEGGKKPSFEVEGIKVIDPNTIQLTLTAPNSIFLYNLARPFTYIFPKEALEKYGLEMRTKAVGTGPFKIFSIEDDISIILKKNDNYWGSDEHGNKLPFLDAIKIKFIKDKKTELLEFKKGNLDMMYRLPTDHIIEILEEVKGNKGQYGQYDLQRTPEMATHFLSFLNQGKIFNNKDLRKAFSFAIDRKKILEFVLNGEGYAPATHGITPIDIFKNPLYDVSKINGYDLNLDSAKYYLKKAGYPDGKGFPKITLELNSDGERNAAVAEEIQKQLKEHLNISIELNIVPFAQLVENMINGKSDFFRGGWIADYPNPENFLWFFYGKTVPASLEKPSYPNMMRYKSEKFDKLYEAGLKATTQEEAFKHFLEAENIVMQDAPIMVLWYDEGYRLMQAFVKNFPNNAMQYRDFTNVYFEYPKKADM; encoded by the coding sequence ATGAAGAAATTGTTATTAACCTTAGCGTGCGCCGGGGTGATGTTGTCATCATGCGATACAACAAAAGAAACTGGCAGCGGTGAATCTTCCAGCCTAACTGCAGCGAAGGGAGGAAGATATTATGGCGGAGTGTTTAAAGTTAATGAGTCCGACTACATTAAAAATTTATTCCCTCATAATATTACTGATGCGATATCCTACCGCGTTGCAAATCAGGTCTATGAAGGATTGATGAAATTTAATCAGGCCGATTTAAGTCTCATAAAAGGGATAGCTGAAGATTATTCAGTAGATCCCAGCCAAACTGTTTACACATTCAAAATCAGAAAAGGTGTTTTGTTTCATGATAATGAATGTTTTCCAGGAGGGAAAGGTAGAGAGTTAACTGCAGAAGATGTTAAATTCTGTTTTACTCAACTATGTACCCAAAATATTAATAATCAAGGCTTTAGCGTATTTCAAGGTATTTTGAAAGGCGCTGATGAATACTACAAAGCTTCAGAAGGAGGAAAAAAACCTTCATTTGAAGTGGAAGGCATCAAAGTAATTGATCCTAATACTATTCAATTAACTCTAACTGCTCCAAACTCAATTTTCCTTTATAATCTTGCAAGACCATTTACCTATATATTCCCTAAAGAAGCTTTAGAGAAATATGGTCTTGAGATGAGAACGAAAGCCGTTGGAACCGGACCTTTCAAAATTTTCAGCATAGAAGATGACATTTCCATTATTCTTAAGAAAAATGATAACTATTGGGGTTCAGATGAACACGGAAACAAATTACCATTCCTGGATGCTATAAAAATCAAGTTTATTAAGGATAAGAAAACTGAGCTTTTAGAATTCAAGAAAGGGAATCTTGATATGATGTACAGACTTCCAACTGACCATATCATAGAAATTCTTGAAGAGGTAAAAGGAAACAAAGGTCAATACGGACAATATGACCTGCAGAGAACACCAGAAATGGCTACTCACTTCCTTTCCTTCCTGAATCAAGGTAAAATCTTTAACAATAAAGATTTAAGAAAAGCATTCTCATTTGCAATTGACAGAAAGAAAATCCTTGAATTCGTGCTAAACGGAGAAGGTTATGCCCCTGCTACACATGGTATAACTCCAATAGATATCTTTAAAAATCCTCTTTATGATGTCAGCAAAATTAATGGGTATGACCTTAATCTGGATTCTGCAAAATATTATCTGAAAAAAGCTGGTTATCCTGATGGAAAAGGATTCCCTAAAATAACTCTAGAACTTAACTCAGACGGAGAAAGAAATGCTGCAGTAGCAGAAGAAATTCAGAAACAACTTAAAGAGCACTTAAACATCTCAATAGAACTGAACATTGTTCCATTCGCTCAGTTAGTTGAAAACATGATTAATGGAAAAAGCGACTTTTTCAGAGGTGGTTGGATTGCAGATTATCCAAACCCTGAAAACTTCCTGTGGTTCTTCTATGGAAAAACCGTTCCTGCCAGTCTTGAAAAGCCATCATATCCAAATATGATGAGATACAAGAGTGAAAAGTTTGACAAACTTTATGAAGCCGGCTTAAAAGCTACAACTCAGGAAGAAGCTTTCAAACACTTCCTTGAGGCCGAAAACATAGTAATGCAGGATGCTCCAATCATGGTATTATGGTACGATGAAGGATATAGACTGATGCAGGCTTTTGTTAAGAACTTCCCGAATAATGCAATGCAATACAGGGACTTCACAAACGTCTACTTTGAGTATCCGAAGAAAGCGGACATGTAA
- a CDS encoding DUF434 domain-containing protein, with product MPDKRKHRGAHPNDESNFNETKLPDLRNAVEDLSWLLSKKYNEASSLKLVGDRYRLNFRQQMAVRRSCCSLDSLKHRLSMQKSAASLKNADLFIDGFNTLITIESFYSGACLFIGMDGCIRDLASIHGSYKKVMETPEALSQISSFLWNFKPKSVTWYFDAPVSNSGRIKTLLKEISPKSNAELVPDADKQLLISKGIIVTTDGPLLDKMTAWFNLNSDLIHSLPNTLRTKLLNLNPFEISSLTIL from the coding sequence ATGCCGGATAAAAGAAAGCATAGAGGAGCCCATCCAAATGATGAGAGCAATTTTAATGAAACAAAATTGCCAGATTTAAGGAATGCAGTGGAAGATCTTTCATGGTTGCTTTCAAAAAAATATAATGAAGCTTCTTCTCTTAAACTGGTAGGAGACAGGTACCGTCTTAATTTCCGTCAACAAATGGCAGTGCGTCGGAGTTGTTGCTCCCTTGATTCTCTGAAACATCGGTTGTCAATGCAAAAAAGTGCAGCATCTCTTAAAAATGCTGACTTATTTATTGACGGATTTAACACGTTAATAACCATTGAGTCCTTTTATTCTGGAGCATGTCTTTTTATTGGGATGGATGGATGTATAAGGGACCTTGCTTCCATACATGGTAGTTATAAAAAAGTAATGGAAACACCCGAAGCTTTGTCCCAGATAAGCTCTTTCCTATGGAATTTCAAACCAAAGTCTGTAACCTGGTATTTTGACGCACCTGTTTCCAATAGTGGCAGGATTAAGACACTTCTCAAAGAAATTTCCCCAAAATCAAATGCAGAACTTGTTCCTGATGCAGACAAACAACTACTTATCTCAAAAGGAATTATTGTGACTACTGATGGCCCTTTGCTTGACAAAATGACTGCATGGTTCAATCTAAACTCTGACCTTATACACTCATTACCAAATACATTAAGGACAAAACTTTTAAATTTGAATCCATTTGAAATTTCATCCTTAACAATCCTTTAA
- the gldJ gene encoding gliding motility lipoprotein GldJ, with amino-acid sequence MNKIFTTLKGLSLIAAGAVIIAACSKGNPTSTNPGKESTVTGLAYNEENGFEVKDFQGQPEGPNLVYIEGGRTVLGSFEEDILKSGDNVERTVTVASFYMDETEIANIHWLEYLFYIQRDSSQEFYESALPDTNVWASELAYNDPYVEHYLRYPGFRYFPLVGVNWIQAVDYCSWRTRVVNNELAKDAGVEVPEGGGRIPLESGVVLPNYRLPSEAEWEYAAQALIGNQWLDENQTHKRLYPWDGHALRNPYGKQMGMFLANFKRGRGDYAGIAGKLNDGAMITTYIYEYPPNDFGLYNMAGNVNEWVYDVYRPLTFQDFDDLNPLRRNGFLDEEKGYDKAGFQSLIDDHVRVYKGGSWKDVAYWMSPGTRRYLAEDSCTATIGFRCAMIQAGTNY; translated from the coding sequence ATGAATAAAATTTTCACCACTTTAAAGGGGCTTTCTCTTATAGCGGCAGGAGCAGTGATCATTGCTGCCTGTTCAAAGGGAAATCCTACCAGCACCAATCCGGGCAAAGAAAGCACGGTTACCGGTCTGGCCTACAATGAAGAAAACGGTTTTGAGGTTAAAGATTTCCAAGGTCAGCCAGAGGGGCCAAACCTTGTGTATATCGAAGGCGGTAGAACTGTTTTAGGTTCTTTCGAAGAAGATATTCTTAAATCGGGAGACAACGTAGAAAGAACAGTTACAGTAGCATCTTTCTACATGGATGAAACTGAAATTGCAAACATTCACTGGTTAGAGTATTTATTTTATATCCAGAGAGACTCTTCTCAGGAGTTCTATGAATCAGCTCTTCCTGATACAAACGTTTGGGCAAGTGAGCTTGCCTATAATGACCCATATGTAGAGCATTATTTAAGATACCCAGGTTTCCGTTATTTCCCATTAGTAGGAGTTAACTGGATTCAGGCAGTTGATTACTGTTCTTGGAGAACAAGAGTTGTAAACAATGAGCTTGCGAAAGATGCAGGAGTTGAAGTACCCGAAGGCGGAGGAAGAATTCCTCTTGAGTCTGGAGTAGTGTTACCAAACTATAGACTTCCTTCTGAAGCAGAGTGGGAATACGCAGCTCAAGCTCTTATCGGAAATCAGTGGCTGGATGAAAACCAAACACATAAGAGACTTTATCCTTGGGATGGACATGCACTTAGAAATCCTTATGGAAAACAAATGGGTATGTTCCTTGCCAACTTTAAAAGAGGAAGAGGTGACTATGCCGGTATTGCTGGTAAATTAAATGATGGTGCAATGATCACCACTTACATTTATGAATATCCTCCGAATGACTTTGGTCTTTACAACATGGCAGGTAACGTAAACGAATGGGTTTATGACGTTTATCGTCCTCTTACTTTCCAGGATTTCGACGATCTAAATCCACTAAGAAGAAATGGCTTCCTTGATGAAGAAAAAGGATATGATAAAGCAGGATTCCAGTCTCTAATAGATGACCATGTAAGAGTTTACAAAGGCGGAAGCTGGAAAGATGTTGCTTATTGGATGTCTCCTGGAACAAGAAGATATCTTGCTGAAGATTCTTGTACAGCAACTATTGGATTCCGTTGTGCAATGATCCAAGCTGGAACAAACTATTAA
- a CDS encoding ComF family protein, translated as MKNLFYSFFELVYPELCAGCNIGLLVNEKFLCTSCLVNLPKADIGLLTNSDLEKRFYGKVMIDHAFVYLRFQKKSIVQNILFDIKYGGNKAAGRYLGEMFGMEILKRFPSFKPDLIVPVPLHLKRLKFRGYNQSFVIGEGLGKTLSVDCKEVVARVVSNSTQTKINRILRWKNVDGIFQVKDDSEISGKHILLIDDVITTGSTMEACLVALLNAGARKVSIASLAIAT; from the coding sequence ATGAAGAACTTATTTTATTCATTTTTTGAATTGGTGTACCCTGAGCTATGTGCTGGGTGCAATATTGGTTTATTGGTCAACGAAAAGTTTCTTTGCACTTCTTGTCTGGTAAACTTGCCCAAAGCGGATATAGGACTTTTGACAAACAGTGATTTGGAGAAGCGATTTTATGGCAAAGTGATGATTGACCATGCTTTTGTTTACCTTAGATTTCAGAAAAAAAGCATTGTTCAGAATATTTTATTTGATATAAAATATGGGGGAAATAAAGCAGCAGGAAGGTATTTGGGAGAAATGTTTGGTATGGAAATTCTTAAAAGATTTCCCTCTTTTAAACCTGACCTGATTGTGCCGGTTCCTTTACATTTGAAAAGATTAAAATTCAGGGGCTATAATCAGAGCTTTGTAATTGGCGAAGGACTGGGGAAAACTCTCAGTGTTGATTGTAAAGAAGTTGTCGCAAGGGTTGTTTCAAATTCTACCCAAACAAAAATCAACAGGATTTTGCGATGGAAAAACGTTGATGGAATATTTCAAGTTAAGGATGATTCTGAAATTTCAGGTAAACATATTTTGCTTATTGACGATGTTATAACGACCGGATCAACTATGGAAGCTTGTCTTGTTGCTTTACTAAATGCCGGGGCCAGAAAGGTCAGCATTGCATCTTTGGCCATCGCTACATAA
- a CDS encoding exodeoxyribonuclease III — translation MKIVTYNVNGLRSAISKGFVKWLEATGADVICLQEIKSTPEQVDITEFEAIGFNYLHWHPAVKKGYSGVAIFSKIKPVNVCGGCGMEKYDYEGRVLRIDFETFSILNVYMPSGSSGEERQAFKMCWLDDFYNYVSTLRIDFPRLIVCGDYNICHQAIDIHNPKSNANSSGFLPEERAWMSKFFESGFVDAFRHFNSEPHHYTWWTYRMNARSKNLGWRIDYHAVTENLKDRLKRAIILNEAKHSDHCPVLIEIV, via the coding sequence TTGAAAATAGTAACTTACAACGTAAATGGCTTACGATCAGCTATTAGTAAAGGCTTCGTAAAATGGCTTGAAGCTACAGGAGCTGATGTTATTTGCCTGCAGGAGATTAAATCAACACCAGAACAGGTAGATATAACAGAATTTGAAGCAATAGGATTTAACTATCTACATTGGCATCCTGCAGTGAAAAAAGGATATAGTGGAGTTGCGATTTTTTCCAAAATTAAGCCTGTAAATGTCTGTGGAGGTTGTGGTATGGAAAAATACGATTATGAAGGCAGAGTTTTAAGAATAGATTTTGAAACTTTTTCAATTCTCAACGTATATATGCCTTCAGGATCTAGCGGAGAAGAGAGACAAGCCTTTAAAATGTGCTGGTTAGATGATTTTTATAATTATGTTTCCACACTTAGGATAGATTTTCCCCGTTTAATTGTTTGTGGCGACTATAATATTTGTCATCAAGCAATAGATATACATAACCCAAAGTCCAATGCTAATTCTTCAGGTTTTCTACCTGAAGAAAGGGCCTGGATGTCAAAGTTTTTTGAAAGCGGTTTTGTGGATGCATTCCGGCATTTTAATTCTGAACCTCATCATTATACATGGTGGACATACAGAATGAACGCAAGAAGTAAAAATCTTGGCTGGCGCATAGATTACCATGCCGTAACAGAAAATTTAAAAGATCGCCTGAAAAGAGCAATTATTTTAAACGAAGCTAAACATTCAGACCATTGCCCGGTCCTTATTGAAATTGTTTAG